A genomic segment from Amygdalobacter nucleatus encodes:
- a CDS encoding DUF1002 domain-containing protein: protein MHKQKLWRNLSATTLAALLCLTPVANLYAAESNEPAKVVGNEDKTSNNEEKTVEAPKADEQKAGEQKAGEQAKTLDQANVGDKKDPQPVLGQKRTASDNSDKKEQTKEAKTASSETVSETTAKATESQADNSALAKEQEKDANKYEKVWKTPVVVYGAALSIDEISRTREMFGLGNVQALGETSVDSSDLYQYLGSTAADSDMISSVAVQKREKGYGVRVKIVTPQNITQITDAIYTNAAISAGVHDCQIMVASMRPVTGESALTGVYKAFKLKGENFDPKQMQASQAELKTVNAINQSHIANPNYNPTSLDRAVLDTKLAIQSKAAKVGGKLASSEIAKLINENLNKYKIGNIVKPEQIEQLTQVFEGFQNTNALSSQVVREQLEILGNKLQVVFDQFYKDAVAAGFWDRIVKFINDVWQEVMVTVNNLATELSKKSA, encoded by the coding sequence ATGCATAAACAAAAATTATGGCGAAATTTGTCAGCTACAACATTAGCAGCTTTACTTTGCTTAACACCAGTTGCTAATTTGTATGCAGCTGAGTCCAACGAACCAGCCAAAGTAGTAGGAAATGAAGACAAGACATCAAATAATGAAGAAAAGACTGTAGAAGCCCCAAAAGCAGACGAACAAAAAGCAGGCGAACAAAAAGCAGGCGAACAAGCAAAAACTCTTGACCAAGCAAATGTTGGCGATAAAAAAGACCCACAACCTGTCTTAGGTCAAAAGCGAACAGCTTCAGACAACTCTGATAAAAAAGAGCAGACTAAAGAAGCAAAAACAGCTAGTAGTGAGACTGTTTCTGAAACTACAGCTAAGGCTACAGAGAGCCAAGCTGATAATTCTGCTTTAGCTAAAGAGCAAGAAAAAGATGCTAACAAATATGAGAAAGTCTGGAAGACACCAGTTGTAGTTTATGGAGCTGCTTTGTCAATTGATGAAATTAGCAGAACAAGAGAGATGTTTGGCCTTGGCAATGTCCAAGCTCTTGGTGAAACAAGCGTCGACAGTAGCGATTTGTACCAATACTTAGGTTCAACAGCAGCCGACAGCGATATGATTTCATCTGTAGCTGTGCAGAAGCGGGAAAAAGGTTATGGCGTCCGTGTCAAAATCGTGACACCACAAAACATTACCCAAATCACAGATGCAATTTACACCAATGCTGCAATTTCAGCTGGTGTGCATGATTGTCAGATTATGGTTGCTTCTATGCGTCCAGTTACTGGTGAGTCAGCTTTGACAGGTGTTTACAAGGCATTTAAGTTGAAAGGCGAAAATTTCGATCCTAAGCAAATGCAAGCTTCACAAGCTGAATTAAAGACTGTCAATGCAATCAACCAAAGCCATATTGCAAATCCAAATTACAATCCAACTAGCTTGGATAGAGCTGTTTTGGATACGAAGTTAGCTATCCAGAGTAAGGCAGCTAAAGTTGGTGGCAAATTGGCAAGCTCAGAAATTGCTAAGTTGATCAACGAAAACTTAAACAAGTACAAAATTGGCAACATCGTTAAGCCAGAACAAATTGAACAATTAACACAAGTATTTGAGGGCTTCCAAAACACTAATGCTTTGAGTTCACAAGTTGTGCGTGAGCAATTAGAGATTTTGGGTAACAAGTTACAAGTTGTATTCGATCAATTCTACAAAGATGCTGTCGCAGCTGGATTCTGGGACAGAATTGTCAAATTCATCAACGATGTTTGGCAAGAAGTGATGGTAACGGTCAACAACTTAGCTACTGAACTTTCTAAGAAATCAGCTTGA
- a CDS encoding Na/Pi cotransporter family protein: protein MDFFRVLDLLGGVAFFLYGMHVMGRGLTRLAGNQLQVLLEKLTSSRWKALTLGLAVTMIIQSSAATIVMIIGLVNSQLMGLLQALYVSMGADIGTTITAWLLSLSSLNKGQEAGTSLLTYLNPLSYLPLLAVVGVIFVVFIKNTKRYNIGSIMLGFVLIMYGMDVMKAAVKPLQDSPAFAEFMLGLNNPLLAIIFGIVITVIIQSSSASVGMLQAFAVTGLLDYNLAIPVILGCNIGTCVTALISSLSASTDGKRVALTNLFFKIDGVAILGSAFYILTYFYTPSTLNDLATPVGIAIFHTSFNILNACLHYAFMPLVLKVVERILPDKRANDSDIMNEKEILKALDDRFLNTPAFAVQQTLTTTLAMGQYAKFAIEKAIYLIDNYSESEYETVIKLEALTDKIEDALVKYTLKLSTHRMSDADNNHLTMVMQCLSYFEQIGDRALHIAKAASEMNSKKLKFSKEADAELHVLERAVLKIMDSTFTVFSTQDPERAKLVEPLEEVVDYLDRKIKIRHVKRLQSGLCTIELGFIMNDITSDLERTSDHCSAIAMSTLEANLNEFGVHAFALELKEENPDMFKELYHKWKNIYSLPEA, encoded by the coding sequence ATGGATTTTTTTAGAGTGTTGGATTTGCTTGGGGGCGTTGCTTTCTTCCTCTATGGTATGCACGTTATGGGCCGCGGCCTAACTCGTTTAGCTGGTAATCAACTACAGGTTTTACTCGAAAAATTAACTTCAAGTCGTTGGAAAGCTTTGACATTGGGCTTAGCAGTCACTATGATCATTCAATCTAGTGCGGCGACTATCGTTATGATAATTGGTTTGGTCAACTCTCAGTTGATGGGTTTACTTCAAGCATTATACGTCAGTATGGGCGCTGATATCGGAACAACCATTACCGCTTGGCTTTTATCTTTGAGTTCTTTGAACAAAGGGCAAGAAGCTGGTACTTCATTATTGACGTATTTGAACCCTTTAAGCTATTTGCCGTTATTGGCAGTGGTTGGCGTCATCTTTGTCGTCTTTATTAAAAATACCAAACGTTATAATATTGGCTCTATCATGTTAGGCTTTGTTTTAATCATGTACGGTATGGACGTGATGAAAGCAGCTGTAAAACCATTGCAAGATTCGCCAGCTTTTGCTGAATTTATGTTGGGATTGAATAACCCATTATTAGCCATCATTTTTGGTATTGTAATTACGGTTATTATCCAAAGCTCCTCAGCTTCCGTCGGTATGTTGCAAGCTTTTGCCGTGACAGGCTTACTTGATTACAATTTGGCAATCCCAGTTATTCTAGGTTGTAACATCGGTACTTGCGTAACGGCTTTGATTTCTTCTTTGAGTGCTTCTACTGATGGTAAACGTGTAGCGTTGACAAATTTATTTTTTAAGATAGATGGCGTTGCTATTTTAGGCAGCGCCTTTTATATACTTACATATTTCTATACACCATCTACCTTAAATGACTTAGCTACACCAGTTGGAATTGCGATTTTCCATACAAGTTTCAATATTTTGAATGCTTGTCTACATTATGCCTTTATGCCTTTGGTACTTAAGGTTGTTGAGCGGATTTTGCCAGATAAAAGGGCGAACGATTCTGACATTATGAATGAAAAAGAGATTCTTAAGGCCTTGGACGATCGCTTCTTGAATACACCAGCTTTTGCGGTACAACAGACATTGACAACGACCCTGGCTATGGGCCAATATGCCAAATTTGCCATTGAAAAAGCAATTTATTTGATCGATAACTATAGCGAATCTGAATATGAAACAGTTATTAAGCTAGAGGCTTTGACCGACAAAATTGAAGATGCCTTAGTTAAATATACACTCAAGTTGTCTACTCACAGAATGTCAGATGCCGACAACAATCATTTGACGATGGTCATGCAGTGCTTGTCGTATTTTGAGCAAATTGGTGACCGAGCCTTGCATATTGCCAAGGCTGCATCTGAGATGAATAGCAAAAAGTTAAAATTTTCCAAAGAAGCCGATGCAGAATTACACGTCTTGGAACGGGCTGTTTTGAAAATTATGGATTCCACGTTCACCGTTTTTAGTACACAAGATCCTGAGCGGGCTAAATTAGTTGAACCGTTAGAGGAAGTCGTTGACTATCTTGACCGCAAAATCAAAATTCGCCATGTTAAACGCCTGCAATCTGGCTTATGCACGATTGAATTAGGCTTTATCATGAATGATATTACGAGCGATTTGGAGCGAACATCCGACCATTGCTCAGCCATTGCCATGTCGACATTGGAAGCTAATTTGAATGAATTTGGTGTACATGCCTTTGCTTTGGAGTTAAAAGAAGAAAATCCCGATATGTTTAAAGAGCTTTATCATAAGTGGAAAAATATTTATAGTTTGCCAGAAGCTTAA
- a CDS encoding LPXTG cell wall anchor domain-containing protein — translation MAKTGELVSSVSELGLTILALASLYVTKKRQH, via the coding sequence GTGGCAAAGACAGGTGAACTTGTAAGTTCAGTTAGTGAATTAGGCTTAACTATCTTAGCTTTAGCAAGCCTATATGTAACTAAGAAGCGCCAACATTAA
- a CDS encoding helix-turn-helix transcriptional regulator, with translation MRNRIAEMRKPLNLSQQKLGELVGLSRVTINKLETGKIAPTLLAANTLAQTFACSIYEIFDLTGDESYTCPAKSRRKKKAN, from the coding sequence ATGCGTAACCGAATTGCAGAAATGCGGAAGCCCTTAAATTTATCCCAGCAAAAGTTAGGCGAACTAGTTGGCTTGTCGCGCGTTACGATTAATAAACTGGAAACAGGCAAGATTGCGCCAACTCTTTTAGCTGCTAATACATTGGCACAGACTTTTGCTTGCTCCATATATGAGATTTTTGATTTGACGGGTGATGAGTCGTATACTTGCCCAGCTAAGTCACGCAGGAAGAAGAAAGCTAATTAA
- a CDS encoding aminopeptidase P family protein: protein MNKAEKLLALRKLMQEHNLTAFIEFAGDDHQSEYFADYYHSLEWISGFSGENSIVVVTANEALVWADGRYWISCAKEISGSEFKMMKMGWPNVPTAKEYLLSLPVGSRIGFNGAILPAQTILAYQPDFAEHKFELVDVDLIGQLWQDRPALPSDQAWFHELKYTGLSASEKLADFRKRLSAKYADHSVISSLDDICWLFNIRANDIPSCPVLISFALITPDAAYLYCDSKKISAELEKILNEQGITLKPYEQIYTDIKHLPKTARVYFESKMVNYRIYQILSKNYKIIDGINISTYQKAVKNETEIANLKGIFLQDSAAICKFMHWLDTHIGKEEIKELDCADKLLEFRQEQPGFIEPSFDTIPAYQSNAAMLHYHATPENQATLENHGFFLHDSGGQYYGGTTDITRTQAVGPLTEEEIFDYTQVVKGCVDTMSAHFLRGTTGISLDGITRYPMWQTGTDYKSGTGHGVGYCLNVHEGPQSISTRGSGVAMQLGMLTTVEPGVYKADKHGIRIENDVLTVKDKQNEHGEFYKFEIVSFVPFELRAIDKQYLTEAEINWLNNYHQACYEKISPFLNEEEKKWLRNATRAI from the coding sequence ATGAATAAAGCTGAGAAATTACTTGCGTTACGCAAATTGATGCAAGAGCACAATTTAACTGCTTTCATCGAATTTGCTGGCGATGATCACCAAAGCGAATATTTCGCTGACTATTATCACAGCCTCGAATGGATTTCAGGTTTCAGTGGTGAAAATTCTATTGTCGTTGTCACAGCGAACGAAGCTCTTGTCTGGGCTGATGGTCGTTATTGGATCAGTTGCGCCAAAGAAATTAGTGGTAGCGAATTTAAGATGATGAAAATGGGTTGGCCAAACGTCCCTACAGCCAAAGAATATTTACTCAGCTTACCTGTCGGAAGCCGTATAGGTTTTAACGGTGCTATTTTACCAGCTCAAACTATCTTAGCTTATCAACCAGATTTTGCTGAACACAAATTTGAATTGGTTGATGTCGATCTAATCGGTCAATTGTGGCAAGATCGTCCAGCTCTTCCAAGTGATCAAGCTTGGTTCCATGAACTTAAATATACTGGCCTTTCAGCTAGTGAAAAATTAGCTGACTTTAGAAAACGTCTTTCAGCTAAATATGCTGACCATTCTGTCATTTCTTCCCTAGACGATATTTGCTGGCTCTTTAACATCCGTGCTAACGATATTCCATCCTGCCCTGTCTTGATCAGCTTCGCTTTGATCACACCAGATGCTGCTTATCTCTACTGCGATAGTAAGAAAATTAGCGCTGAACTTGAGAAAATCTTGAACGAACAAGGTATTACCCTCAAGCCTTATGAGCAAATTTACACAGATATTAAGCACTTACCAAAGACTGCTCGTGTTTACTTCGAAAGCAAGATGGTCAACTATCGCATTTATCAAATATTGAGCAAGAACTACAAAATAATCGATGGTATCAATATCTCAACTTACCAAAAAGCGGTTAAGAATGAAACAGAAATTGCTAACTTAAAGGGTATCTTCCTCCAAGATTCAGCTGCCATCTGTAAGTTCATGCATTGGTTGGATACACATATTGGCAAAGAAGAAATCAAAGAACTTGATTGTGCTGATAAGCTCCTTGAATTTAGACAGGAACAGCCAGGTTTCATCGAACCAAGTTTCGACACTATCCCTGCCTACCAATCAAATGCTGCTATGTTACACTATCATGCTACACCTGAAAATCAGGCAACTTTAGAGAATCATGGTTTCTTCCTGCACGATTCAGGCGGTCAATATTACGGCGGTACAACTGATATTACACGTACCCAGGCTGTTGGTCCTTTGACAGAGGAAGAAATTTTCGACTATACACAGGTTGTTAAAGGCTGCGTGGACACAATGAGTGCTCACTTCTTACGTGGCACAACTGGTATTAGCTTGGACGGTATCACCCGTTATCCAATGTGGCAGACAGGCACTGACTACAAGTCAGGTACAGGCCATGGTGTTGGCTATTGCTTGAACGTGCATGAAGGCCCACAATCTATCTCCACTAGGGGTTCAGGTGTTGCTATGCAGCTTGGTATGTTGACAACTGTTGAGCCGGGCGTATACAAGGCAGACAAGCACGGTATTCGTATTGAAAATGATGTCTTAACCGTTAAAGACAAGCAGAATGAGCATGGTGAATTCTATAAGTTTGAAATTGTTTCATTCGTGCCTTTTGAGTTAAGAGCTATTGACAAGCAATATTTGACCGAAGCTGAGATTAACTGGTTGAATAATTACCATCAAGCTTGCTACGAGAAAATCTCCCCATTCTTAAATGAAGAAGAGAAAAAATGGTTGCGTAACGCTACACGTGCAATCTAG